ACCAGGCGCTCCACGACGACCGCGGTGCCGTGCACCTCGTCGGGCCACATCACCTGGTGGAGCAGGTCCTCCAGGGGCGTGTCGGCCGGCAGCTCGTCCTGCTCGATCGGGGTCAGGCTGCCGGTCAGGTCGGCGTCGGGGTCGACCCCGATGGTGTCGGCCAGACCGGGCTCGTTGGCCAGCAGGTCGGCGGTGTGGACGAGCGCGAAGAGTCGCGCCGGCTGGTCCCAGCCCGCACCCGCGGCGTGCTTCTCGATCTCCAGCACTGCCCCGCGCAGGGCCAGGTCGACGGCCGGCGTCAGCGTCTCGGGCCCGGTCGTGGGCTCGGTCGGGTCCGGGGACAGGACGGGATCGGTCGGGTCGCTCATGCGGTGCACCTCGGCAGCTCGGCGTCAGGGTCGTCTCGGTAGGTCTCCAGCGCCTTCACGGCGCTGCTCATCGTGTCGGCTCGTACGAGCCGGATCTCGCTGTCGTCGACGTCGGCCTCGAGCGCCTCGCCGCAGTTGTCGGGGGGCACGAGGAACAGCTCGGCCCCGGTCGCCTCGGCGCCAGAGATCTTCTGCTGGATGCCACCGATCGGGCCCACCGAGCCGTCGGCAGCGATGGTGCCGGTGCCGGCCACGTCCGCGCCGCCGGTCAACGAGCCCTTCGTCAGGGTGTCGTAGACGGCCAGCGAGAAGATCAGCCCGGCGCTCGGCCCACCGATGCTGTCGCTGATGCCGATGCGGACGTCGAAGGGGAAGTCGTAGCCGGTGCCCACGAGGATCCCGAGCATCGCCCGGTCCGGGTCGTCGGGAGCCGCCACCGTGGTGACCTCGAAGGAGCGGGTGCGCCCGCCTCGGCGTACCTCTCCGGTGACGGTGTCGCCCGGCTCGGCGCGTCCCACGGTGCGGAACACCTGGCGCACGTCGGTGACCGGGTCGCCCTCGAGGGAGACGATGCGGTCGCGCGGCTCGAGCTCGCCGTCGGAGGGGCCGTCGGGGGTGATCCCGGAGACCTCGGCGAACCTCGGCAGGTCGAAGCCGAGCTCCGCCAGGGCCGCGGCCACCGCGGTGTCCTGGCTGTTGACCATCTGCGCCGCGGACTCGGCCTGCTCGTCCTCGGCCGTCGTGTCGTCGGGGTAGACCGCCTCGTAGGGCAGCACCGCGGTGTCGCGCGCGAACCACCCGCCGAGCGCCCCCAGCAGGTTGAATGCCCGCTCGGGCTGGGTCACCAGGACGGTCGTCAGCCGAAGGCTCCCGTCCGTCGGGAAGGTGCGCCGTCCCTCGACCTCCACGACCGGCTCGCCCTCGCGGGTGCCGAGCACGTCGACGGTCGGGCCGGGCGACTCCCGGACGTAGGGCACGGACACGGCCGCGACGGTGATCCCCAGCACGAGCACCAGACCTGCGGCGACCAGCGTCGCGAGGGTGTGGCGCGTCATGCCCTCACCCTCTCATCACGCCCAACGCGCGGGCCCGGACGGTGGGCCGGACGGTCGGTTCGGCCGCTGGTCGAGCCGGCCGCTGGTCGAGCCTGTCGCTGGTCGAGCCTGTCGCTGGTCGAGCCCGTCGAGACCTACCGCGACGAGGGACGGACGGCGATGCCGGTGCTGCGGTCGGGCTTCGCGACCGGGCGGGGCTTGCCGGCGGCCGGGTGCTCACGTGCCATGGCGGCGGCGAACTTCTCGTAGGCCTCCTCGGAGCGGCCGCGCGGCTCGCGCTGCGGACGTCCGGCCCAGGTCGCCCACAGCATGGCGAGCACGAGCACGCCGCCCGCGGGCGCCAGCCACCAGAGGATCTCCACCCCGTCAGGCTAGGGCGCCACGACGGCCATGGACGGGAGGCACGCTCACGGCGTGCCGACCCACTCCTCGCCGCCGTCGGAGAAGACCTGGTGCTTCCAGATCGGCACGGTGGCCTTCAGGTCGTCGATGAGGTCGCGGGAGGCGTCGAAGGCCTGGCCGCGGTGGGGTGCGGCGGCCGCCACGACGACGGCGGCGTCGCCGATGGCGAGTCGCCCGACCCGGTGGACGGCCGCGACGGCCGTGACCGAGTGGCGCTGCGCGACCGCCTCGACCACCTCGCGGAGCCGGTCGAGGGCCGAGGGGTGGGCCGAGTAGTCGAGGTGGTCCACCGCCTGGTCGCCGTCGTGGTTGCGCACGTTGCCCACGAACAGCGTCACGCCGCCGGCGGCGTCGTCCTCGACCGCTGCGAGCACCTCGGCGACGTCCAGCGCGGTCTCGCGGATGTCGACGAGGCGTACGACGGCGCCCGCCTCGGTGGGCGAGGGAGGCGGTGCCGGGGCGTGGGGCTCCATGGGGTGAGCCTAGGGCGGAGCGCCGCGACGGAGCACGAGTACCGTGGGAACCATGGTGAACGACCCCGCTCCTCGCCCCGGTGACGACGACAACGACCCGTCGGGAGAGCCTCAGAACCCCTTCAAGGGCACGCCCTTCGAGCAGCTCTTCTCCGCCTTCGGCGGTGCGGGCGCCGGGGGCGCGGGCGGTGGGGCCGGCATCCCAGGCTTCGGAGCCTTCGGGACGCCCGGCGCCGGCGGCATGCCGGACCTCTCCGCGCTGCTGGGCCAGATGCAGCAGCTGCTGCAGCCCCACGACGGCGCGGTCAACTGGAACCTCGCGCAGGACCTCGCCCGCCGCGGCGTCGCCGACTCGCCCGACCCGTCGGTCGGCGCCGCCGAGACCGCCCGCATCGCCGACGCGCTGCAGCTGGCCGACGTGTGGCTCGACGCCGTGACGGACCTGCCCAGCGGGGTCACCTCCGCCGCGGGCTGGAGCCGTGCGGAGTGGATCGAGCAGACCCTGCCGGTCTGGAAGAAGCTCGTGGAGCCGGTTGCCGAGCACGTGGTCGCCGCCATGGGCAACGCCCTGCCCGCCGAGGCGAAGGCCATGGCCGGGCCCCTGATCGGGCTGCTCGGACAAGCCGGGAGCGCCATGTTCGGCAGCCAGGTCGGTCAGGCGCTGGCCGGTCTCGCCGCCGAGGTGCTGAGCTCCTCCGACATCGGCCTGCCGCTGGCGCCCGTGGGGAAGGCCGCGCTGCTGCCGACCAACATCACCGCTTTCGCCGACGGGCTCGACGTGCCCGCCGACGACGTCCGTCTCTACCTCGCCATCCGCGAGGCGGCCCACCAGCGGCTGTTCGCCCACGTGCCGTGGCTCAACGCGCACCTGCTCGCCGCCGTCGAGGACTTCGGGCGCGGCACCACCATCGACGTGGCCGGCATGGAGTCGAAGATGTCCGGGCTCGACCCCACCAACCCCGCCGCCATCCAGGAGGCGCTGGCCGGTGGCCTCTTCGAGCCCGAGAAGACCCCCACCCAGCAGGCCGCGCTGGTGCGCCTCGAGACGATCCTGGCGCTGGTCGAGGGCTGGGTCGACGAGGTCGTCAGCCAGGCCACCGTCGACCGCATGCCCAACGCGGCCAAGCTGCAGGAGATCGTCCGCCGCCGGCGCGCTGCCGGCGGCCCCGCCGAGGACGCCTTCGCCGCGCTCGTCGGGCTCGAGATGCGGCCCCGTCGGCTCCGCGACGCCGCCACGCTGTGGGGCAGCCTCCGCTCGCGCCGCGGTGCGGAGGCCCGGGACGCCATCTGGGCCCACCCCGACCTGCTGCCCACCGCGAGCGACCTCGACGACCCGTTGGGCTTCGGCGAGAACCCCGAGCTCGAGGAGGCCGCCAACTCCTTCGACGACGACTTCGACGCCGCGCTGGCCGAGCTCCTCGACGAGGAGGGCGGTCGCGGCAAGCGCGACGACACCGACGGCACCGACGGCACCGACGGGTCGGGCGGTGCGGACGGCTCAGGCGAGGACCCCGGTCCGGGCGACGCCCCGCGACCCGCGTGAGCGCAGCCGGCGACGCGCACCCGCGCGCCCTGGCGCTGCTGCGCGCTTGGACACCGCCCGACGCGGACCAGGAGCGTCTCCGCGCCGAGTACGTCGACCTCCTCGCCCGGCGCACCGACGGCCTCGACCGGTCCTGCCACCCCGACCACCTGACGGCGAGCACGCTGGTCGTCTCCCCCGACGGCGGCCAGGTGCTGCTGACGTTGCACGCCAAGGCGGGCGAGTGGTTCCAGCTCGGCGGGCACGTCGAGCCCCGCGACCGTGACCTCGCGGCGGCGGCGCTGCGCGAGGCCACCGAGGAGTCGGGACTGACCGAGCTGGGCCAGGTCGACCTCGACCCGGTCCCGGTCCAGCTCGACGTCCACGAGGTGCCGTTCTGCGGCGGCCCGGGGACGCGCCACCTCGACGTGCGGTTCGTGGCGGTCGCCGACCCCGCGGCCGAGACCGCCGTCAGCGGCGAGTCGTCCGACGTGCGGTGGTGGCCGGCCGACGACCTGCCGAGCGACGAGGCGTCGCTAGAAGAGCTGGTCCGGCTCGCCCGGGTCCGGCTCCGTCAGCTCTGACGGCCCTGACGGCCCTGACGGCCCTGACGGCCCTGACGGCTCCTCGCCCGTCTCCGGGGCCGGCCAGCGCTGCGCGTGGGCGTAGCCCTCGAGGTAGCCCTTCGCCTTCTCGGCCTTGGGGTGCCGATCGGCCAGCTCCCAGAACGCGGCGCTGTGGTCGGCGACGAGCAGGTGGGCCAGCTCGTGCAGCAGCACGCAGTCGACGACGTACGCGGGCATGCCCTGCAGACGCGACGAGAGCCGGATGGTGCCGTCGGCCGGGGTGCAGGAGCCCCAGCGCTGCTGCTGGTTGTCGACCCAGCGGACGCTGGTGGGGCGGGCGCGACCTCCGAGGTGCTCGCGCGAGAGCAGCCGGGCGCGCTCGGCGAGCTCCTCGTCGCCGGGACGGCGGCGGCGGTCCTGCTTCTCGAGACGCGCGATCATGGTGGTGACCCACTCACGCTCCTCGGCGCGGCTGAGACGCGCCGGCACCAGGACCACGACGGAGCCGTCCTCCTGGCGGTAGGCCGAGACCGTCCGGCGCCGCTTCGCGCTGCGCCGGACCTCGACGGAGACCCCGTCGACGTCGTACCCGACCGTGTCCATGCCCTTCATGGTCGCACCCTAGGCAGCGCCGCCGACACGATGACGCGCCCGTGGCTCACGCCCGCTTGGCGGCCCAGGCGAGGAGCTCGTCGAGCGGCCAGGTGGTGACGACGCGCTCCAGCGGCACGCCCAGCGCGGCCACCCGGGCGGCGCCGTGGTCGAGGAAGTCGAGCTGTCCCGGCGCGTGGGCGTCGGAGTCCACGGAGAACACGCAGCCGATCTCGACGGCGAGCGCGAGCAGGTCGTCGGGCGGGTCCTGCCGCTCGGGCCGGCTGTTGATCTCGACCGCGACGTCGTGGTCGCGGCAGGCGGTGAAGACAGCCTCGGCGTCGAACTCGCTCTGCGGCCGGGTGCCCCGTCCGCCGGTGACCAGCCGGCCGGTGCAGTGCCCGAGCACGTTGGTGCGCGGGTTGCGGACCGCGCCCAGCATGCGGCGGGTCATCGGGCCGCGCTCCATGCGCAGCTTGCTGTGGACCGAGGCGACGACGACGTCGAGGCGACCGAGCAGCTCCTCGGTCTGGTCCAGCCCGCCGTCGTCGAGGATGTCGACCTCGATGCCGCGCAGCACGCGCGTCCGCTCCCCCTGCGCGCTGAGGTGGCCGTTGACGGCCTCGAGCACGTCGAGCTGCCTGGTCAGCCGCGCGGCGCTCAGGCCGTTGGCGACCTTGAGCCGGGGCGAGTGGTCGGTCAGGGCGACGTACTCGTGGCCGAGCTCGACCGCGGTCATCACCATCTCCTCGATGGGCGAGCCACCGTCGGACCAGTCGGAGTGGGTGTGCAGGTCGCCCCGCAGGGCGGCGCGTACCTCGGCGCCGCCCGGTGCCAGTGGGCCGGCCCCGGTCTCCAGGTCCGCGAGGTACGTCGAGGTCTGCCCGGCCAGCGTCTCCACCACGACCGCCTCGGTCGCCTTGCCGATCCCCTCGATCTCGCGGAGCGACCCGGCGTCGGCGCGCCGCCGCAGCTCGTCGGCGTCGAGGCCGAGCAGCGCGGCAGCGGCGCGACGGAAGGCCTTGACCTTGAACGTCTCGGCCTGCCGGCGCTCGAGCAGGAAGGCGATCCGACGCAGCGCGGCGACCGGGTCACCGGGAGGAAGCGGCTGCACGCGTCACCTTTTTTCCCTCCACATGCCCGGATCGACCGTCGGTGCAGGTCACGCGGGCGAGTCGTCTGCAGCCCGGGCGTGTCCTCCCCACCATTCTGCACGGGTCCGCCCGGCGCGTTCCACAGGCCTCCGCGTGTCCTCCACACGTTCTCCACAGGGTTATCCACAGAGGTGGAAAGTCAGGCGTTGACGGCGGCGCCGCCCCTGCCTAGGTTCGACGCAGACGAGGCCCCCGGCCGACTCGGCCCGTCACGGGCAAGGGGAAGGCACGTGACGAATCGAGCAGGGCGGGGGCCTCGACGTCTGTCCCGACGCTCGTCGCTCAGCGCCCGGTGAACTCCGGCGCCCGACGCTCGCCGGCCGCCCGCACCCCCTCCTGGAGGTCCTCGGTGGCCAGGGTCGTGGCCTGCGCCAGCGACTCCCACTCCAGGGCGGAGGCGAGGTCGGCGTGCCCGCCGTCGCGCAGCGCCACCGTGGTCAGCCGGCTGGCGACCGGCGCCGTGCCGGCGACCTGGCGCGCCGTGGCCAGCACCTCGTCGAGGAAGGTCGCGTCGGGGACGACCCGGGACACCAGCCCGATCCGGTGCGCCTCCTCGGCGTCCACGGAGCGCCCGGTGAGCAGCAGGTCACGGGCGTGCGCCGGACCCACGACCTCCGGCAGCGTGTGGGTGGCGGCCATCCCGGGGTGCATGCCGAGCCTGACGAAGGGCACCGACATCCGGGCCGACGCCGCGGCGTAGCGCAGGTCGCACGCCAGGGCGAGGCAGAGCCCGGCGCCCACCGCGGGCCCGTTGAGCGCGGCGATCGTCGGCACCTGGATCTCACGCACGGAGAGCCAGGCCCGGTAGAAGGCCAGCATCCGGGCCCGCAGCTCGTGGACGGCGGCGTCGGGGTCGCCGGCGATCCAGCGGGGGTCACCGCCCGAGCAGAAGGCGCTGCCGGCGCCGGTCACGACCACGACCCGCACCTCGGGGTCGCGCGCGAGGCCGGCCATGGTCGCGGCCCACGCGGCGGTCATCGGCGCCGACATGGCGTTGCGCTGGGCGGGGTTGTCGAGCGTCACCAGCACCACGCCGTCGTCGGGCCGGTCGACGCGCAGGTGGGTGGGGTCGTCAGGGAGTCGGTCCGGGGAGGCGTCCATGGCCCGGATGCTAGCCGCGGCGCGCCGAGGGCTCCCGGGGTCGCCGGTGCGCGGTTCGGGCGCCCGCTGGGCGTAGGGTCGCAACCGGCCGTCAGCGCGGCACCGGCGGGTGTTCCCGAGACTGCTCGCCGCGAGGAAACGGACCCGGCGTGGTCCACAACGAGAGAGGGTCCGTCATGGCAGAGACCTGGAGCGGCGAGTTCTACTGCGTCAAGTGCAAGGAGAAGCGCCAGGCCGACGGCGAGGTCAAGGTCAACGAGAAGGGCACGCGGATGGCCAAGGCCGTCTGCCCCGTGTGCAGCACGAACCTGAACCGCATCCTCGGCAAGGCCTGATCCCCCGGGAGGCCCCGAGAGCTGACGGGCGGGACCGACGGGTCCCGCCCGCGCCGCTCGCTCGCCGCCGGGCCGGTTTCCCTCCACCTGTGGAGAGCCCGGAGCGTCACGGCACCGCCCGCGGCAGGGTGCCGGCATGCACCCACTCCTGCTCCCCGGCACGCACGTCCTGCGACGGCCCGACGGGGTCTTCCAGCTCGGGCTCGCCCCCACCGAGGCGGTCCGCCTCGAGCACGAGGACGCGGGCGGACGACTCGCCCCGGTCGACGGCAGTCCCGGTCTCGCCGAGTCGCCGGCC
This DNA window, taken from Nocardioides sp. HDW12B, encodes the following:
- a CDS encoding PPA1309 family protein, which codes for MSDPTDPVLSPDPTEPTTGPETLTPAVDLALRGAVLEIEKHAAGAGWDQPARLFALVHTADLLANEPGLADTIGVDPDADLTGSLTPIEQDELPADTPLEDLLHQVMWPDEVHGTAVVVERLVLPPGAEDLPEDPAEAAEVAAAHPDRQEVRMVAGATRAGTTFCALRLREHDDDVAVIEGPDLVPALLQLLQATLADVSTDGVDTQ
- a CDS encoding zinc-dependent metalloprotease, with the translated sequence MVNDPAPRPGDDDNDPSGEPQNPFKGTPFEQLFSAFGGAGAGGAGGGAGIPGFGAFGTPGAGGMPDLSALLGQMQQLLQPHDGAVNWNLAQDLARRGVADSPDPSVGAAETARIADALQLADVWLDAVTDLPSGVTSAAGWSRAEWIEQTLPVWKKLVEPVAEHVVAAMGNALPAEAKAMAGPLIGLLGQAGSAMFGSQVGQALAGLAAEVLSSSDIGLPLAPVGKAALLPTNITAFADGLDVPADDVRLYLAIREAAHQRLFAHVPWLNAHLLAAVEDFGRGTTIDVAGMESKMSGLDPTNPAAIQEALAGGLFEPEKTPTQQAALVRLETILALVEGWVDEVVSQATVDRMPNAAKLQEIVRRRRAAGGPAEDAFAALVGLEMRPRRLRDAATLWGSLRSRRGAEARDAIWAHPDLLPTASDLDDPLGFGENPELEEAANSFDDDFDAALAELLDEEGGRGKRDDTDGTDGTDGSGGADGSGEDPGPGDAPRPA
- a CDS encoding enoyl-CoA hydratase-related protein; this translates as MDASPDRLPDDPTHLRVDRPDDGVVLVTLDNPAQRNAMSAPMTAAWAATMAGLARDPEVRVVVVTGAGSAFCSGGDPRWIAGDPDAAVHELRARMLAFYRAWLSVREIQVPTIAALNGPAVGAGLCLALACDLRYAAASARMSVPFVRLGMHPGMAATHTLPEVVGPAHARDLLLTGRSVDAEEAHRIGLVSRVVPDATFLDEVLATARQVAGTAPVASRLTTVALRDGGHADLASALEWESLAQATTLATEDLQEGVRAAGERRAPEFTGR
- a CDS encoding DUF5679 domain-containing protein, whose protein sequence is MAETWSGEFYCVKCKEKRQADGEVKVNEKGTRMAKAVCPVCSTNLNRILGKA
- a CDS encoding PHP domain-containing protein, which produces MQPLPPGDPVAALRRIAFLLERRQAETFKVKAFRRAAAALLGLDADELRRRADAGSLREIEGIGKATEAVVVETLAGQTSTYLADLETGAGPLAPGGAEVRAALRGDLHTHSDWSDGGSPIEEMVMTAVELGHEYVALTDHSPRLKVANGLSAARLTRQLDVLEAVNGHLSAQGERTRVLRGIEVDILDDGGLDQTEELLGRLDVVVASVHSKLRMERGPMTRRMLGAVRNPRTNVLGHCTGRLVTGGRGTRPQSEFDAEAVFTACRDHDVAVEINSRPERQDPPDDLLALAVEIGCVFSVDSDAHAPGQLDFLDHGAARVAALGVPLERVVTTWPLDELLAWAAKRA
- a CDS encoding NUDIX hydrolase, with the translated sequence MSAAGDAHPRALALLRAWTPPDADQERLRAEYVDLLARRTDGLDRSCHPDHLTASTLVVSPDGGQVLLTLHAKAGEWFQLGGHVEPRDRDLAAAALREATEESGLTELGQVDLDPVPVQLDVHEVPFCGGPGTRHLDVRFVAVADPAAETAVSGESSDVRWWPADDLPSDEASLEELVRLARVRLRQL
- a CDS encoding M48 family metallopeptidase; the protein is MKGMDTVGYDVDGVSVEVRRSAKRRRTVSAYRQEDGSVVVLVPARLSRAEEREWVTTMIARLEKQDRRRRPGDEELAERARLLSREHLGGRARPTSVRWVDNQQQRWGSCTPADGTIRLSSRLQGMPAYVVDCVLLHELAHLLVADHSAAFWELADRHPKAEKAKGYLEGYAHAQRWPAPETGEEPSGPSGPSGPSGPSELTEPDPGEPDQLF
- a CDS encoding molybdenum cofactor biosynthesis protein MoaE — its product is MEPHAPAPPPSPTEAGAVVRLVDIRETALDVAEVLAAVEDDAAGGVTLFVGNVRNHDGDQAVDHLDYSAHPSALDRLREVVEAVAQRHSVTAVAAVHRVGRLAIGDAAVVVAAAAPHRGQAFDASRDLIDDLKATVPIWKHQVFSDGGEEWVGTP
- a CDS encoding PDZ domain-containing protein codes for the protein MTRHTLATLVAAGLVLVLGITVAAVSVPYVRESPGPTVDVLGTREGEPVVEVEGRRTFPTDGSLRLTTVLVTQPERAFNLLGALGGWFARDTAVLPYEAVYPDDTTAEDEQAESAAQMVNSQDTAVAAALAELGFDLPRFAEVSGITPDGPSDGELEPRDRIVSLEGDPVTDVRQVFRTVGRAEPGDTVTGEVRRGGRTRSFEVTTVAAPDDPDRAMLGILVGTGYDFPFDVRIGISDSIGGPSAGLIFSLAVYDTLTKGSLTGGADVAGTGTIAADGSVGPIGGIQQKISGAEATGAELFLVPPDNCGEALEADVDDSEIRLVRADTMSSAVKALETYRDDPDAELPRCTA